CGCCGGGTGGGGCCGAGGCCTCCTCCTCCTCCGGAACGGTTGTTGAGCAGGACTCGGGTGACTCAGGAGACGCTGGCGAGGTCGACGAGGAGTCCGAGCTGGGTGCTGAGTCGGGTGATGATTCTGGCGACGATTTCGGCGCCGGGTCCGAGACGGATTCCGAGTCCGACGAGGGCTGACCCTCACCCCAGCCCTCTCCCAGGGGGAGAGGGGGCATACACGGGTTCAACCTGGGGCCCGCGTACCCTCACCCCCGTCCCCTCTCCCGGTGGGAGAGGGTTTAGTTGGGACGCTTCGGTTTGCGGGGACGTTCTGGGTCCGGTTCCGCTTCGTCGTTCCCCGCGATGTCCGCCGTCATCACCGCTTTAGCCCCGAAGCGCTCCGCGATCTTGTCCAGCGCCGCGTTCAGCTTGTCGCTCCGCTTCGGTTTCTCCGGCTCCGTGAAGAGCCCGAGTTGTCTCGGCTGTTCCTCCGTCCCCAACTCCTGCATGGACACCCCGGTCAGTCTCACCGGCTTGTCCTCGTGCGCCTTCTCCAGCAGCTCCCTCGCCACCCGGTAGAGCGTCTGCCCGTCATCCGTCGGTGAGGGCAGGGTGATTCGTCGGGTGATGAGCGTGAAGTCCGCGAACTTCAGCTTGAGCTGCACCACCCGTCCCTTCACGCCCGCCCGTCGCAGCCGGCGGCCCACCCGCAGCGCTTGCGAGTGGATGTGCGGGCTCAGCTCCTCCATCCCCGTCAGATCCTCGTCGAACGTGTCCTCCGCTCCCACGCTCTTCGCCTCGCGGTCCGGTATCACCTCCCGCGGATCGATCCCGTGTGCCAGGTCCCACAGGTGACGCCCGCTCGCGCCCCACCTCGCCTCCATCCACGCCGCGTCCCGCTTCGCCACGTCGCCGATCGTCTCCAGCCCCTCGCGCTTGAGCGCCTCCTCCGTCTTTGGCCCCACCCCCCACAGCCTCCCCACCGGCAGCCCCGCCAGGAACGCCACCGTCTCCTCCGCCCGCACCTCCCGCTGGCCGTTCGGCTTCGCCACGTCCGAGGCGATCTTCG
This is a stretch of genomic DNA from Archangium violaceum. It encodes these proteins:
- a CDS encoding DNA polymerase IV → MRAIIHVDMDAFYASVEQRDNPELRGKPLIVGGDARRGVVVAASYEVRKYGVRSAMPMARAMKMAPGALVVKPRFSAYSEASEQVFSIFERYTPLVEPLSLDEAFLDVTASVGLFGAPADMARRIRKEIAAETGLPASAGIAAVKFVAKIASDVAKPNGQREVRAEETVAFLAGLPVGRLWGVGPKTEEALKREGLETIGDVAKRDAAWMEARWGASGRHLWDLAHGIDPREVIPDREAKSVGAEDTFDEDLTGMEELSPHIHSQALRVGRRLRRAGVKGRVVQLKLKFADFTLITRRITLPSPTDDGQTLYRVARELLEKAHEDKPVRLTGVSMQELGTEEQPRQLGLFTEPEKPKRSDKLNAALDKIAERFGAKAVMTADIAGNDEAEPDPERPRKPKRPN